Proteins found in one Eriocheir sinensis breed Jianghai 21 chromosome 14, ASM2467909v1, whole genome shotgun sequence genomic segment:
- the LOC126998473 gene encoding rho GTPase-activating protein 7-like isoform X3, with the protein MGYIMRPQLLGGGGDSRGLEVPDEALLGQFKRSGSERLKDGAKAILRRMESLKNKKKKRHRDGVVISSPKLLDEAGMRERVDYLACVDLPTEASPMLTSLTTTTITTATTTTTPATAASSATTTTTTATAITTTATTTTTTRELFQGEDSSDHSQGSTPLSRARRRRRLPRRGQSGEGGGGGAHSDSEYSPQTWRHHYLTDANSNTMAALAPASSSPKHQQLQRGGNGGSGAGGGRGARPGQVRQTGSLNYGKDSQNAREHFLASIRGGVDRGSREEEQQASPPPSPGEDRHSVYDNVPLIICNKIYHDYQPEGIDSETSVPEGSGSSESRDSPLPSTHDEDDNDDSTSRGRATVERWHSFNRRSYQPVARQLGTQINGFSSGQTLHLRKRALLRLTALMERCCPSNRSGWNWELPKFMRKMKTPDYRERQVFGVPLQVVAQRTGQPLPPGIQAALQYLRATSLDQVGIFRKPGVRSRIQKLRELHENNEDIVYSSFGTCDIADMVKTYFRELPEVLLTNKLSEMYIAIFQYLPNEHRLEALQCAVLLLPDENREVLMALLTFLADVAANAPLNQMTASNLAVCLAPSLFHLSVGSSSGSSPLRRRPGSAPEQRDLHENMAAHQCLSLMIQQVSQLQCVPMEMLTNCRFTYLEQSQPVCLEDLGVMGSPGGSRIEGDWTSYMNACITSLLKEAREKSRGWISMNCSDPQVEVLYRKVGDGHPLRLWRATTEVEAPPAELLNRVIRERHMWDDSLFKWRVVCRLDRQSDVFQYMCNSMPPRPPVDYCVLRYWRTDLARGSCVVAETSVEHADAPVLVGGVRGIVLASRYLIQPCGSGKSRITHISRVDMRGRTPEWYNKIYGHMTATHLRRIRQSFQHHAIGPESKV; encoded by the exons GGCAGTTCAAGCGGTCGGGCTCCGAACGCCTCAAGGACGGGGCCAAGGCGATCCTCCGGCGCATGGAGTctctgaagaacaagaagaagaagcggcatAGGGACGGCGTGGTCATCAGCAGTCCGAAG CTGCTGGACGAGGCGGGCATGCGGGAAAGGGTCGACTACTTGGCCTGTGTTGACCTCCCCACTGAGGCCTCTCCCATGctaacctccctcaccaccaccaccatcaccacagccaccaccaccaccaccccggctACTGCTGCCtcctctgccaccaccaccaccacgacagccactgccatcaccaccacagccaccaccaccaccaccaccagggagcTCTTCCAAGGAgag gaCTCCTCGGACCACTCGCAGGGCTCCACACCTCTCTCCCGTGCCCGCCGACGCCGCAGGTTGCCACGCCGAGGGCAGTCTGGAGAGGGCGGTGGCGGAGGTGCTCATAGCGACTCTGAATACTCCCCTCAGACCTGGCGCCATCACTACCTCACCGATGCAAACTCCAACACTATGGCAGCGCTg GCACCAGCGTCATCCTCCCCGAAGCACCAGCAGCTCCAGCGAGGGGGCAACGGCGGCAGTGGGGCAGGAGGAGGGCGGGGGGCCAGGCCGGGGCAGGTGAGACAGACCGGCTCCCTCAACTATGGCAAAGACTCCCAGAACGCCCGAGAACACTTCCTGGCCAGCATCAGAGGAG GTGTAGACAGAGGcagcagggaggaggagcagcaggcgTCCCCACCCCCAAGCCCCGGCGAGGACAGACACTCTGTCTACGACAACGTGCCGCTCATCATCTGCAACAAGATCTATCACGACTACCAACCAGAAGGCATCGACTCCG AGACCAGTGTTCCCGAAGGCTCTGGCAGCAGTGAGAGCCGAGACTCCCCGCTGCCTTCCACCCACGATGAAGACGACAACGATGACTCTACTTCTCGTGGCCG AGCCACTGTGGAGCGATGGCACAGTTTTAACCGGCGCTCCTACCAGCCTGTGGCCCGGCAGCTAGGCACTCAGATCAATGGCTTTAGCTCAGGCCAGACACTTCACCTACGCAAGAGAGCACTGCTAAG ATTGACGGCATTGATGGAGCGGTGTTGCCCCAGTAACCGCAGTGGCTGGAACTGGGAGCTGCCCAAATTTATGCGCAAGATGAAGACTCCAGACTATAGGGAGCGGCAGGTGTTTGGGGTGCCGCTGCAGGTGGTGGCCCAGCGCACCGGCCAGCCACTACCGCCAGGCATCCAGGCCGCGCTACAGTACCTGAGGGCCACCAGCCTTGACCAG gTTGGCATCTTCCGCAAGCCCGGCGTTCGCTCTCGCATCCAGAAGCTGAGGGAGCTGCACGAGAACAATGAGGACATCGTCTACTCCTCGTTCGGCACTTGCGACATTGCGGACATGGTCAAGACCTACTTCAGGGAGCTTCCAGAGGTCTTGCTCACCAACAAACTGTCAGAAATGTACATCGCCATCTTCCAGT aCCTCCCCAATGAGCACCGTCTGGAGGCCCTTCAATGTGCCGTGCTGCTGCTGCCTGACGAGAACAGGGAGGTGCTCATGGCCCTGCTCACCTTCCTGGCCGATGTGGCTGCCAACGCTCCCCTcaaccag ATGACGGCAAGCAACCTGGCCGTGTGTCTGGCGCCGTCACTTTTCCACCTCAGCGTCGGCAGCTCCTCAGGATCAAGTCCACTTAGGCGGCGGCCAGGCAGCGCGCCAGAGCAGAGGGACCTGCACGAGAACATGGCCGCCCACCAGTGCCTCAGCCTTATGATACAGCAG GTGAGCCAGCTGCAGTGCGTCCCAATGGAGATGCTGACCAACTGCCGCTTCACCTACCTGGAGCAGAGTCAGCCGGTGTGTCTGGAGGACCTGGGGGTGATGGGCTCCCCCGGCGGCAGCAGGATAGAGGGTGACTGGACTTCCTACATGAATGCCTGCATCACCTCACTCCTCAAAGAGGCCAGGGAGAA GTCCCGGGGATGGATTAGCATGAACTGCAGTGACCCTCAAGTGGAAGTTTTGTACCGCAAGGTGGGGGATGGCCACCCCCTCCGGCTGTGGCGTGCCACCACTGAGGTGGAGGCGCCGCCAGCTGAACTGCTCAACAGAGTTATCAGAGAAAG ACACATGTGGGATGACAgcttgttcaagtggcgcgtggtGTGTCGCCTCGACCGCCAGTCTGATGTGTTCCAGTACATGTGTAACTCCATGCCACCACGGCCGCCTGTAGACTACTGTGTACTCAG GTACTGGCGGACCGACCTGGCCCGCGGCAGCTGTGTGGTGGCGGAGACTTCAGTGGAGCATGCTGACGCGCCAGTGCTGGTCGGGGGTGTGCGGGGCATTGTCCTCGCCTCCCGTTACCTCATACAACCTTGTGGCTCTGGCAAGTCCAGGATCACCCACATCTCCAGAGTGGACATGAG GGGCCGAACACCTGAGTGGTACAACAAGATTTACGGCCACATGACCGCCACCCACCTGAGACGAATCCGGCAGAGCTTCCAACACCACGCCATCGGCCCGGAGAGCAAGGTGTAG